The following coding sequences lie in one Manis javanica isolate MJ-LG chromosome X, MJ_LKY, whole genome shotgun sequence genomic window:
- the LOC108389019 gene encoding melanoma-associated antigen 1-like yields the protein MCSQGSPILDGSPRPPVPDPWARLAHHQGPIISSFGFCMDRLPAQQGRPLGGRSPPPKQSPRVPGAHFPQSPLQAAIPLSSVSTPLGTRSVQCPLEEAQQELRKAQCLEGTQLSPQAMPVPLESESHTHSSSSRGDEAAGDARASLQDALRRKEIQLVTFLLLKYRAMEPTMKAEMLELVAQDHQDPFPDIFSKASRDLQLVFGMDVKEVDPSGHSYVLVPTLGLTWDGVTEEQRLPKTSLLALLLGVILLHGGQVPEEEVWEMLSARGVYSGREHCIFGDPRELITGVWVQEQYLEYQQVPDSNPARFHLLWGPWAHAETDMVKVLEFMIEVKDSTPNACLTWYEEAVREQEV from the coding sequence ATGTGTTCCCAGGGCTCTCCCATACTGGACGGGTCCCCTCGGCCTCCAGTCCCAGATCCTTGGGCTCGGCTGGCACACCACCAGGGCCCCATCATTTCATCCTTTGGGTTCTGCATGGACAGACTGCCCGCCCAGCAGGGGAGACCCTTGGGAGGCAGGAGCCCACCCCCAAAGCAGAGCCCCAGGGTCCCCGGTGCCCACTTCCCACAATCACCACTGCAGGCTGCCATTCCCCTGAGCAGTGTCAGCACGCCTCTGGGCACCAGGAGTGTGCAGTGCCCATTGGAGGAGGCCCAGCAGGAGCTGAGAAAAGCCCAGTGCCTGGAGGGGACACAGCTCTCACCCCAGGCCATGCCAGTCCCACTGGAGAGTGAGTCCCACACCCATAGCTCCAGCAGCCGTGGGGATGAGGCCGCAGGGGATGCCAGGGCCTCTCTCCAAGATGCGCTGCGCAGGAAGGAGATCCAACTGGTGACCTTCCTGCTCCTCAAGTACCGCGCCATGGAGCCGactatgaaggcagagatgctgGAGCTGGTCGCCCAGGATCACCAGGACCCCTTCCCTGACATCTTCAGCAAAGCCTCCAGGGATTTGCAGCTGGTCTTTGGCATGGATGTGAAGGAAGTGGACCCCAGTGGCCACTCCTATGTCCTGGTCCCCACCCTGGGCCTCACCTGGGATGGGGTGACCGAAGAGCAGCGCCTCCCCAAGACCAGCCTCCTGGCACTGCTCCTGGGTGTGATCCTCCTGCATGGTGGCCAGGTCCCTGAGGAGGAAGTGTGGGAAATGCTTAGTGCCAGGGGGGTGTACTCCGGGAGGGAGCACTGCATCTTCGGGGACCCCAGGGAGCTCATCACCGGGGTCTGGGTGCAGGAGCAGTACCTGGAGTACCAGCAGGTGCCCGACAGCAATCCGGCTCGCTTCCACCTGCTCTGGGGCCCCTGGGCCCACGCAGAGACGGACATGGTGAAAGTCCTAGAGTTTATGATCGAGGTCAAAGATAGCACTCCTAATGCCTGTCTGACCTGGTATGAAGAGGCTGTGAGGGAGCAGGAAGTGTGA
- the EOLA2 gene encoding protein EOLA2 isoform X1 — translation MWPPPGQPSGPSTRSAGPAPPVRRKSEPARRMPAALLSARKVTSGLGFPGPCAWEHQQSGGGHPSRPRPRPQPRHRHAPAILPRPWSSDVRLCLESPVCTSMRTGEEAKTSGKARHPKSTEQAVGGPRSSGKMTFGCLSFRQPYAGFVLNGVKTVETRWHPLLSGYRSCTIAIHIAVRDWEDATWRKLLVDRLGMTPAQLEALLREGEKYGRGVVAGLVDVGDTVRCPELLAPDEAAHLESQAVLADLKHKYLTTLANPRWLLEPIPRRGGKDVFQVDIPEHLIPSGGRPDEHGRLRGKLPREQANHDPSAGPAPRTVESAASWIGSHGQRCPECAAPLSRSPLGCRGPGSRTVLAGHPLGWRQMLRDSDL, via the exons ATGTGGCCGCCGCCTGGTCAGCCGAGCGGGCCCTCCACTCGCTCGGCGGGACCCGCCCCGCCCGTCCGAAGGAAGTCGGAACCCGCCAGGCGCATGCCAGCAGCTCTGCTCTCCGCGCGCAAGGTTACCTCTGGGCTGGGGTTTCCCGGACCCTGTGCCTGGGAGCACCAGCAGAGCGGCGGAGGCCACCCTTctcggccccggccccggccccaaCCCCGCCACCGTCACGCGCCCGCCATCCTTCCACGGCCGTGGAGCAGCGACGTTCGTCTGTGCCTAGAATCGCCAGTGTGCACGTCCATGCGCACCG GTGAAGAAGCCAAGACAAGTGGGAAAGCGCGTCATCCCAAGTCCACAGAGCAG GCCGTAGGAGGTCCGAGGAGCTCTGGGAAGATGACATTCGGCTGCCTGTCCTTCCGGCAGCCTTATGCAGGTTTTGTATTAAACGGGGTCAAGACGGTGGAGACACGCTGGCATCCGCTGCTGAGCGGCTACCGCAGCTGTACCATCGCTATCCACATTGCCGTCAGGGACTGGGAAGATGCCACCTGGAGGAAGCTGCTGGTGGACAGGCTGGGGATGACCCCCGCTCAGCTTGAGGCCTTGCTTCGGGAAGGGGAGAAGTACGGCCGTGGAGTAGTAGCTG GGCTCGTGGACGTTGGGGACACTGTGCGGTGCCCAGAACTCCTAGCTCCTGACGAGGCTGCACACCTGGAAAGCCAAGCCGTGCTGGCCGACCTGAAGCACAAGTACCTGACCACCCTGGCCAACCCCAGGTGGCTACTGGAGCCCATCCCCAGGAGAGGCGGGAAGGATGTCTTCCAGGTAGACATCCCGGAGCACCTGATTCCCTCGGGCGGGAGGCCTGACGAGCATGGGCGCCTCAGAGGAAAGTTGCCAAGAGAGCAGGCCAATCACGACCCATCAGCCGGCCCCGCGCCACGCACGGTCGAGTCGGCTGCGAGCTGGATCGGCAGCCATGGACAGCGCTGCCCAGAGTGTGCTGCTCCCCTAAGCAGGTCCCCACTCGGCTGCAGGGGACCGGGGAGCAGAACTGTCCTTGCAGGACACCCCCTCGGCTGGCGACAGATGCTCAGGGACTCTGACCTTTAG
- the EOLA2 gene encoding protein EOLA2 isoform X2: MALGEEAKTSGKARHPKSTEQAVGGPRSSGKMTFGCLSFRQPYAGFVLNGVKTVETRWHPLLSGYRSCTIAIHIAVRDWEDATWRKLLVDRLGMTPAQLEALLREGEKYGRGVVAGLVDVGDTVRCPELLAPDEAAHLESQAVLADLKHKYLTTLANPRWLLEPIPRRGGKDVFQVDIPEHLIPSGGRPDEHGRLRGKLPREQANHDPSAGPAPRTVESAASWIGSHGQRCPECAAPLSRSPLGCRGPGSRTVLAGHPLGWRQMLRDSDL, translated from the exons ATGGCCCTTG GTGAAGAAGCCAAGACAAGTGGGAAAGCGCGTCATCCCAAGTCCACAGAGCAG GCCGTAGGAGGTCCGAGGAGCTCTGGGAAGATGACATTCGGCTGCCTGTCCTTCCGGCAGCCTTATGCAGGTTTTGTATTAAACGGGGTCAAGACGGTGGAGACACGCTGGCATCCGCTGCTGAGCGGCTACCGCAGCTGTACCATCGCTATCCACATTGCCGTCAGGGACTGGGAAGATGCCACCTGGAGGAAGCTGCTGGTGGACAGGCTGGGGATGACCCCCGCTCAGCTTGAGGCCTTGCTTCGGGAAGGGGAGAAGTACGGCCGTGGAGTAGTAGCTG GGCTCGTGGACGTTGGGGACACTGTGCGGTGCCCAGAACTCCTAGCTCCTGACGAGGCTGCACACCTGGAAAGCCAAGCCGTGCTGGCCGACCTGAAGCACAAGTACCTGACCACCCTGGCCAACCCCAGGTGGCTACTGGAGCCCATCCCCAGGAGAGGCGGGAAGGATGTCTTCCAGGTAGACATCCCGGAGCACCTGATTCCCTCGGGCGGGAGGCCTGACGAGCATGGGCGCCTCAGAGGAAAGTTGCCAAGAGAGCAGGCCAATCACGACCCATCAGCCGGCCCCGCGCCACGCACGGTCGAGTCGGCTGCGAGCTGGATCGGCAGCCATGGACAGCGCTGCCCAGAGTGTGCTGCTCCCCTAAGCAGGTCCCCACTCGGCTGCAGGGGACCGGGGAGCAGAACTGTCCTTGCAGGACACCCCCTCGGCTGGCGACAGATGCTCAGGGACTCTGACCTTTAG
- the EOLA2 gene encoding protein EOLA2 isoform X3 — protein MTFGCLSFRQPYAGFVLNGVKTVETRWHPLLSGYRSCTIAIHIAVRDWEDATWRKLLVDRLGMTPAQLEALLREGEKYGRGVVAGLVDVGDTVRCPELLAPDEAAHLESQAVLADLKHKYLTTLANPRWLLEPIPRRGGKDVFQVDIPEHLIPSGGRPDEHGRLRGKLPREQANHDPSAGPAPRTVESAASWIGSHGQRCPECAAPLSRSPLGCRGPGSRTVLAGHPLGWRQMLRDSDL, from the exons ATGACATTCGGCTGCCTGTCCTTCCGGCAGCCTTATGCAGGTTTTGTATTAAACGGGGTCAAGACGGTGGAGACACGCTGGCATCCGCTGCTGAGCGGCTACCGCAGCTGTACCATCGCTATCCACATTGCCGTCAGGGACTGGGAAGATGCCACCTGGAGGAAGCTGCTGGTGGACAGGCTGGGGATGACCCCCGCTCAGCTTGAGGCCTTGCTTCGGGAAGGGGAGAAGTACGGCCGTGGAGTAGTAGCTG GGCTCGTGGACGTTGGGGACACTGTGCGGTGCCCAGAACTCCTAGCTCCTGACGAGGCTGCACACCTGGAAAGCCAAGCCGTGCTGGCCGACCTGAAGCACAAGTACCTGACCACCCTGGCCAACCCCAGGTGGCTACTGGAGCCCATCCCCAGGAGAGGCGGGAAGGATGTCTTCCAGGTAGACATCCCGGAGCACCTGATTCCCTCGGGCGGGAGGCCTGACGAGCATGGGCGCCTCAGAGGAAAGTTGCCAAGAGAGCAGGCCAATCACGACCCATCAGCCGGCCCCGCGCCACGCACGGTCGAGTCGGCTGCGAGCTGGATCGGCAGCCATGGACAGCGCTGCCCAGAGTGTGCTGCTCCCCTAAGCAGGTCCCCACTCGGCTGCAGGGGACCGGGGAGCAGAACTGTCCTTGCAGGACACCCCCTCGGCTGGCGACAGATGCTCAGGGACTCTGACCTTTAG
- the LOC140847465 gene encoding melanoma-associated antigen 8-like — MAEGLSTARALEDTASCPTVMIRNAASGLVALLLHKYRAKEPTTKAEMLERVVQDHQDPFPDILSRASWSLQLIFGIDVKEVDPSSHSYVLVPTLGLTWDGVTEEQRLPKTGLLALLLGVIVLWGSRVPEKEMWKMLSARGVYPGREHIIFWDPRELIPGVWVQEQYLEYRQVPDRDPARCELLWGPRAHAEASKVQDQQFLFRLLSRATGSSQSPSEEARSSEKGA, encoded by the coding sequence ATGGCAGAGGGTCTGAGCACCGCACGGGCCCTGGAAGACACGGCATCCTGTCCCACGGTCATGATTCGTAATGCGGCGTCTGGTCTGGTGGCCCTCCTGCTCCACAAGTACCGCGCCAAGGAGCCGACCACCAAGGCAGAGATGCTGGAGCGGGTCGTCCAGGATCACCAGGACCCCTTCCCTGACATCCTCAGCCGTGCCTCCTGGTCCTTGCAGCTGATCTTCGGCATTGACGTAAAGGAAGTAGATCCCAGCAGCCACTCCTATGTCCTGGTCCCCACCCTGGGCCTCACCTGGGATGGGGTGACCGAAGAGCAGCGCCTCCCCAAAACCGGCCTCCTGGCACTGCTCCTGGGCGTGATTGTCCTGTGGGGAAGCCGGGTCCCTGAGAAGGAAATGTGGAAAATGCTTAGTGCCAGGGGGGTGTACCCCGGGAGGGAGCACATCATCTTCTGGGACCCCAGGGAGCTCATCCCCGGGGTCTGGGTGCAGGAGCAGTACCTGGAGTACCGGCAGGTACCCGACAGGGATCCCGCTCGCTGTGAGctgctctggggccccagggcccACGCAGAGGCCAGCAAGGTGCAGGACCAGCAGTTTTTGTTCAGACTCCTTAGCAGGGCTACAGGCTCTTCCCAATCCCCATCCGAGGAGGCTAGAAGCAGTGAGAAGGGGGCTTAG